The nucleotide window GCGAGTGCCGCGCCGCGAAGACCAGCGTCAGCATCATCAGCGTCACCAGCGCCTGCGCCGCGACGGTCAGCGGCCGGGCCAGCGGGACGCGCCGGATCAGCGCGCCCACACCGGTCTGCACACCGAGCATCACGCCGGCCTGTAGGAGCCATCCGGTCTTCTCCACCAGCGGTATAAGCGCGACCGCCGACAGCACTGTGGCGGCCCAGGCGCACAGCGCCAGCCTCGCCCGACCGCTCATGACCGTCCCTCCGCACCGCTCCCGGCCACCGCGCCCGTGCGTTGCCGGTCCGCCTGCCGCCACATGTCCGCCAGCGAGGCCCCGCGCGGCACGCTCAGCGCGGTCCAGCCCGCCTCGTGGAGCCCGCGCAGGGAGTCCTCACCGGCGCTCGCCCCGGGGCCGGGCACGTCGCCCGTCTCACGCCCCCACACCTCGCTGTCCAGCAGGAAGGCGACCGCTCGGCCGCCGCGCCGACGCATCCTGCCCAGCTCGGCGATCTGCTCCTCCTCGAGGTCGCCGAGAAAGGCCACCAGCAGCCCTTCCTGGCCGCCGCGCAGCATGTCGTACGCCGGGGAGAAGCCGATGCCGTCCGAGTGGTCGATCACCGCGAGGGTGTCCATCATCAGCCCCGCCGCGTCGGCCGACTCCTGGCTGGAGCCCGCGAAACCCTCGGCGCCCTCGCCCGGCACCGAACCGCCGGTGTCCGTCAACAGCCGCACGGAGAAGCCGCGCTCGAGCATGTGGAGCAGCACGGACGCCGCGCCGGAGACGGCCCACTCGAAGGCGGAGTCCGGGCCCGTGCCCAGGTAGCCAACGGCCCGGGTGTCCAGCAGCACCGTGCAGCGAGCCCGCTCCGGCTGTTCCTCGCGGCGCACCATCAGCTCGCCGTAGCGCGCGGTCGAACGCCAGTGCACCCGGCGCAGATCGTCGCCGTGCCGGTAGCCGCGCGGGATCACGTCGTCGTCGCCGGCCAGCGCCAGCGAGCGCTGCCGCCCGTCGCCGTACCCCTTCGCCTCACCGCTCAGCCGCACCGGCGGCAGGGCATCCACGCGCGGGATGACCGTCAGCGTGTCGTACGTCGAGAAGGAGCGGGTCAGCTCGCACATGCCGAAGGGGTCGGTCAGGCGCAGCTGCAGCGGGCCCAGTGGGTAGCGGCCGCGCAGGTCGGAGCGGACGCGGTACGACACCTCGCGGCGGCCGCCCGCCTCCACCCGGTCCAGGACGAACCGGGGGCGCGGACCGAGCACGTACGGCACCCGGTCCTGGAGCATCAGCAGCCCCGTGGGCATGCGCGAGACGTTGTCCATCCGCAGGTGGACGCGGGCCTCGCTGCCGGCGGGCACGCGCGCGGGGGAGAGGCGGCGGCTGCCCGCGACCCGATAGCGGGTGCGGTACAGCACGGTCGCGCAGATCAGCGGCAGTACGGCGAGCAGCAGACCGACCCGGAGCAGATCGCTCTGCCCGAGGACGTAGGCGCAGATCGCGGCCGCGACCCCGGCGGCCAGAAAGGAGCGCCCGCGGGTCGTGAGACCGGCGAGGGCCGTGCGCAGCCCACCCTTGTCCTGATCCGGGGTGGGCGCCGGCCCGGCGGTGGTCATCCAAGCCTCCGCGGCGGCTGCTGCGGG belongs to Streptomyces graminofaciens and includes:
- a CDS encoding DUF58 domain-containing protein is translated as MTTAGPAPTPDQDKGGLRTALAGLTTRGRSFLAAGVAAAICAYVLGQSDLLRVGLLLAVLPLICATVLYRTRYRVAGSRRLSPARVPAGSEARVHLRMDNVSRMPTGLLMLQDRVPYVLGPRPRFVLDRVEAGGRREVSYRVRSDLRGRYPLGPLQLRLTDPFGMCELTRSFSTYDTLTVIPRVDALPPVRLSGEAKGYGDGRQRSLALAGDDDVIPRGYRHGDDLRRVHWRSTARYGELMVRREEQPERARCTVLLDTRAVGYLGTGPDSAFEWAVSGAASVLLHMLERGFSVRLLTDTGGSVPGEGAEGFAGSSQESADAAGLMMDTLAVIDHSDGIGFSPAYDMLRGGQEGLLVAFLGDLEEEQIAELGRMRRRGGRAVAFLLDSEVWGRETGDVPGPGASAGEDSLRGLHEAGWTALSVPRGASLADMWRQADRQRTGAVAGSGAEGRS